Proteins encoded in a region of the Deltaproteobacteria bacterium genome:
- a CDS encoding PEP-CTERM sorting domain-containing protein, whose protein sequence is MVDGSEMAGMKVTATYLVGTEVATWEATIDDAGHAVGSYVDPIFGITWREFELSLDGDSFSMNWELENSGTVASYLTSLKIEALPGNVVFDVDGEHREDPPSTPGSMYGLEFALTGAIDGYDGEVTATYSDQVALNGTVYGDLYGTLTLGFDPGLFGVLSPWSSFSQGITFKADTDIVVPVPEPGTLLLLGLGVLGLLGYAKKRK, encoded by the coding sequence ATGGTTGATGGGTCAGAAATGGCCGGGATGAAGGTGACTGCAACGTATTTAGTTGGGACTGAAGTAGCGACCTGGGAGGCTACGATTGATGATGCCGGCCATGCAGTTGGAAGTTATGTCGATCCCATTTTTGGCATCACGTGGAGAGAATTTGAGCTTTCGTTAGACGGCGATTCATTTTCTATGAATTGGGAGCTTGAAAATTCAGGGACTGTGGCAAGTTATCTTACGTCTCTGAAAATAGAAGCTTTGCCGGGGAATGTAGTGTTTGATGTGGATGGAGAACATCGAGAAGATCCTCCAAGTACGCCCGGTTCAATGTATGGCCTTGAATTTGCTCTTACAGGAGCTATAGACGGATATGATGGAGAGGTAACAGCTACTTATAGCGACCAGGTAGCCTTAAATGGAACAGTATATGGCGATTTGTATGGCACATTGACTTTGGGGTTTGACCCTGGATTGTTTGGTGTTCTTTCACCTTGGTCGTCTTTTTCGCAAGGAATCACATTTAAAGCAGATACCGACATCGTGGTGCCGGTGCCTGAACCTGGCACACTGTTACTGCTTGGCCTGGGCGTTTTGGGATTACTCGGCTACGCCAAAAAACGCAAATAG